From the Comamonas odontotermitis genome, one window contains:
- a CDS encoding DNA-directed RNA polymerase subunit alpha C-terminal domain-containing protein translates to MTEVSDLKKLSTRTLNALAQNGIHSVDEIMANYPIRLLRLTGFGIHALREVEAAFFPGFKYEPRSRKTKRQSSVELLNYLRSTLPPPSKK, encoded by the coding sequence ATGACCGAAGTTTCCGACCTTAAAAAGTTATCAACTCGCACTTTGAATGCACTGGCACAGAATGGTATTCATTCGGTTGACGAGATCATGGCGAACTATCCCATAAGACTTTTGCGCCTAACAGGATTTGGAATACATGCCCTTCGAGAGGTGGAGGCTGCATTCTTTCCAGGATTCAAGTACGAACCACGTTCCCGCAAAACGAAGAGGCAGTCTAGTGTGGAACTGCTTAATTACCTGCGATCCACTCTACCGCCTCCCTCAAAAAAGTAG
- a CDS encoding peptidylprolyl isomerase — protein MARAGGMVLASTLFLASHAQAADNPKVKIATSMGDIVVELNAEKAPKTVANFVQYVNDKFYDGTVFHRVINGFMIQGGGFTPEMQQKPTRAPIPLEASNGLKNDTYTIAMARTGNPDSATSQFFINVKNNDMLNAPSPDGHGYAVFGKVISGTDVVDKIKAVETGNAGPHQNVPKAPVVIKSATIVK, from the coding sequence ATGGCCCGCGCAGGCGGCATGGTGTTGGCAAGCACCTTGTTCCTGGCCAGCCATGCGCAGGCTGCAGACAATCCCAAGGTAAAGATCGCGACCTCCATGGGAGACATCGTGGTCGAGCTGAATGCGGAAAAGGCCCCCAAGACCGTGGCCAACTTTGTGCAGTACGTCAATGACAAGTTCTATGACGGTACCGTCTTTCACCGGGTCATCAACGGCTTCATGATCCAAGGCGGCGGTTTCACGCCGGAGATGCAGCAAAAGCCCACACGCGCACCGATTCCGCTCGAAGCATCGAATGGTCTGAAGAACGACACCTACACCATTGCCATGGCGCGCACCGGCAATCCGGATTCAGCCACCTCGCAGTTCTTCATCAACGTGAAGAACAATGACATGCTCAATGCACCCAGCCCCGACGGCCATGGCTACGCTGTATTTGGCAAGGTGATCAGCGGCACCGACGTGGTGGACAAGATCAAGGCAGTGGAGACAGGCAACGCGGGCCCGCACCAGAATGTACCCAAGGCTCCGGTCGTCATCAAATCGGCCACCATCGTCAAGTAA
- a CDS encoding DNA-3-methyladenine glycosylase family protein: MAGIANKPLSADDWSAACKHLARKDRVLRRLIPEYAGQLLRRDADGFALLVRSVVWQQLSESAAQQLWKRYLALPGACTAHGLLSTSDEALKAICLPQRKISYLKDLAQWFAASPKDALSWVGDDDDAVAGTLLGLRGIGRWNAEMFLIFHLGRPNVLPLDDAALQAGISTHYFSGDPVSRSDVREVAQAWQPWSSVGAWLIWRSQNAMPMALNTD, encoded by the coding sequence ATGGCTGGTATAGCAAACAAGCCGCTGTCGGCGGATGACTGGTCGGCTGCCTGCAAACATCTGGCGCGCAAGGACCGGGTGTTGCGGCGGTTGATTCCCGAGTACGCGGGCCAACTGCTGCGCCGCGATGCAGACGGTTTTGCCCTGCTGGTGCGCAGCGTAGTGTGGCAGCAGCTGTCCGAATCGGCCGCGCAGCAGCTGTGGAAGCGTTATCTGGCGCTACCGGGCGCTTGCACTGCGCACGGGCTGCTCTCCACTAGCGACGAGGCGCTCAAGGCCATTTGCTTGCCGCAGCGCAAGATCAGCTACCTGAAAGACCTGGCGCAATGGTTTGCAGCCTCTCCCAAGGATGCCTTGAGCTGGGTGGGGGATGACGACGATGCCGTGGCTGGCACCTTGCTGGGGCTGCGGGGTATCGGGCGCTGGAATGCGGAGATGTTCCTGATCTTTCACCTGGGTCGGCCGAATGTGCTGCCGCTGGATGATGCGGCCCTTCAGGCGGGAATCAGTACACATTATTTTTCGGGAGACCCGGTCAGTCGTAGCGATGTGCGCGAGGTGGCGCAAGCCTGGCAGCCGTGGAGCAGCGTGGGTGCCTGGTTGATCTGGCGCTCTCAGAATGCCATGCCGATGGCCTTGAATACGGATTGA
- a CDS encoding IPTL-CTERM sorting domain-containing protein translates to MTHVRQTKTVLKNLAATAMACSLGIAYGAVYTPDNFASAGGTNLETYAMVKDNSGRVVVGGAFTTVQGQAGYQGLARFNTDDSLDTSLKVATNLFVKTIAVQADGKILIGGAFTAVIPTGASTWTPFWGIVRLNADGTLDPSFQNAPAGKVKANGNVRSIAVQPDGKIVIVGYFNAIDGTPINRIARLNANGTLDTSFNVGPGANDGVEDVKLQADGKVVIAGSFTQVQGTTIRGVARLNADGTLDTTFVPNANAPSAPNGSSGGLFPVYQIAIQADNKIVVNGGPLKFADEWHRGVVRLNANGTPDTAFNPFINDWGYSIALQTVGSEEKILAGGRFTVVGQRDVATDATVGTDVVRYGIARFNADGTVDADFDTSNGTNLPVWAVLPNSDGTVYLGGAFTSVAGMARNGIARLKELDPTTQVINFVQPDPAVYSAMNGATVTWTTAPPTSSSAGLPVTYSSLTASVCTVNASTGVVTLVTPAISGLCTIEANAVAGTQVIGGTTYNVNAATPVRQSMQIDAPPDQSITFPVQTTPRNVASGTFSINPLATASSTLPVTYSSLSPSVCTVSGTTVTPVAGGLCTIAANQSGGTVGAVAFNAAPQVSQNVTVQSAQTISFPAQTAQSVVTGSSFNLAPVATATSGLAVTYTSLTPDICTVAGSAVRVLATGSCIIEANQLGNDYFTAATPVSQSVSVTASPAPAATPVPTLGEWGLIALSSLLGMFGLARSLRRTS, encoded by the coding sequence TTGACGCACGTACGCCAAACCAAAACTGTCCTTAAGAATTTGGCAGCGACCGCCATGGCGTGCTCGCTAGGCATAGCATATGGTGCTGTTTACACTCCGGATAATTTTGCTTCTGCAGGTGGCACCAATCTTGAAACCTACGCAATGGTCAAGGATAACTCGGGCCGAGTGGTTGTGGGCGGAGCCTTCACAACAGTACAAGGTCAGGCGGGCTATCAGGGGTTGGCGCGATTCAATACAGATGACTCGCTGGATACCTCTCTCAAGGTGGCCACCAATTTATTTGTAAAAACTATCGCGGTGCAGGCTGATGGGAAGATCTTGATCGGCGGCGCTTTTACCGCCGTTATCCCGACAGGGGCTTCGACCTGGACTCCCTTTTGGGGAATTGTTCGTCTAAATGCTGATGGCACGCTGGACCCAAGCTTTCAAAATGCGCCGGCAGGGAAAGTCAAGGCCAATGGCAACGTGCGCAGTATCGCTGTGCAGCCAGATGGCAAGATTGTCATCGTAGGCTATTTCAACGCCATCGACGGTACCCCTATCAACCGTATTGCCCGTCTAAACGCCAATGGCACATTAGACACAAGTTTCAATGTAGGGCCTGGGGCGAACGACGGCGTTGAGGATGTAAAGCTGCAAGCTGATGGCAAGGTCGTGATTGCCGGATCGTTCACGCAGGTGCAAGGCACCACCATTCGCGGAGTAGCGCGCTTGAACGCCGATGGCACGCTGGATACAACCTTTGTGCCAAATGCAAACGCACCATCGGCCCCTAATGGTTCTTCTGGTGGATTGTTCCCCGTGTACCAAATCGCAATCCAGGCGGACAACAAAATTGTGGTCAACGGGGGACCACTTAAATTTGCCGACGAGTGGCATCGCGGCGTGGTGCGGCTGAACGCCAATGGAACACCCGATACCGCCTTCAATCCATTCATCAATGATTGGGGCTACTCTATTGCACTGCAAACGGTAGGGAGTGAGGAGAAGATTCTCGCTGGCGGCCGCTTCACCGTAGTGGGTCAGCGTGATGTTGCGACCGATGCTACTGTCGGCACGGACGTTGTGCGATACGGCATTGCCCGCTTCAATGCCGATGGGACTGTGGACGCGGATTTCGATACGTCCAATGGCACCAATTTACCAGTATGGGCCGTGCTGCCCAATAGTGATGGGACGGTCTATTTAGGTGGCGCGTTTACCAGCGTGGCTGGCATGGCGCGCAATGGCATTGCGCGCCTGAAGGAGCTTGATCCCACGACTCAAGTCATCAACTTTGTTCAACCAGATCCAGCCGTCTATTCAGCAATGAACGGCGCCACTGTAACCTGGACAACTGCTCCACCTACCAGCAGCAGTGCTGGTCTACCGGTCACGTATAGTAGCTTGACAGCATCTGTCTGCACCGTAAACGCATCGACCGGTGTAGTAACTCTAGTCACCCCAGCAATTTCTGGTTTGTGTACGATTGAGGCAAATGCAGTCGCGGGAACGCAAGTGATCGGCGGAACTACCTATAACGTCAACGCAGCAACTCCCGTGCGGCAAAGCATGCAAATCGATGCGCCGCCAGATCAGAGCATCACCTTCCCAGTACAAACTACGCCACGGAACGTGGCAAGTGGAACATTCAGCATCAATCCTCTTGCTACTGCAAGCTCGACATTACCCGTAACTTATTCTAGTCTTTCCCCTTCCGTCTGCACAGTGTCGGGTACCACCGTAACCCCAGTAGCTGGAGGTCTCTGCACGATCGCAGCCAATCAGTCTGGAGGCACGGTGGGCGCCGTAGCATTCAATGCCGCACCCCAGGTTTCCCAGAACGTGACAGTGCAAAGTGCACAAACCATTAGCTTTCCGGCTCAAACCGCGCAAAGCGTAGTCACTGGAAGCTCATTTAATTTGGCTCCCGTGGCCACTGCCACTTCTGGCTTAGCAGTTACTTATACAAGCCTCACTCCTGACATATGTACGGTGGCAGGAAGTGCTGTGCGAGTCTTAGCCACTGGCTCCTGCATCATTGAGGCAAATCAGCTCGGCAATGACTACTTCACTGCAGCAACTCCTGTGAGCCAATCTGTATCAGTCACTGCGTCGCCTGCTCCTGCTGCCACTCCCGTGCCAACACTCGGCGAATGGGGCCTGATCGCTCTGTCATCGCTACTCGGGATGTTCGGGCTCGCGCGAAGCCTAAGACGTACCAGCTAA
- a CDS encoding acetyl-CoA carboxylase carboxyltransferase subunit alpha has protein sequence MAKRTFLDFEQPIAELETKIDELRYVQSESAVDISEEIDQLSKKSQQLTKDIYSELSPWQITKIARHPERPYTLDYVGEIFTDFIEMHGDRHFADDQSIVGGLARFNGNPCMVVGHQKGRDTKERTLRNFGMSKPEGYRKALRLMKTAEKFKLPVFTFVDTPGAYPGIDAEERGQSEAIGRNIFEMAQLEVPIISTIIGEGGSGGALGISVADQVLMLQYSVYSTISPEGCASILWKTSEKAQEAADAMGITAHRLKALGLVDKIIHEPVGGAHRDHKQMAALLKRGLSDAYRQLADLKTKDLLDRRYERLQSYGRFTDTKAEN, from the coding sequence TTGGCGAAAAGAACATTCCTGGATTTCGAGCAACCGATTGCGGAGCTGGAAACCAAAATTGATGAACTGCGCTATGTGCAGAGTGAGAGCGCAGTCGATATCTCGGAAGAAATCGACCAGCTGAGCAAGAAAAGCCAGCAACTGACCAAGGACATCTACAGCGAGCTCTCGCCGTGGCAGATCACCAAGATTGCCCGCCACCCCGAGCGCCCCTATACGCTGGATTACGTCGGTGAAATCTTCACCGATTTCATCGAAATGCATGGTGACCGCCACTTTGCGGACGATCAGTCCATTGTGGGAGGGCTCGCGCGCTTCAATGGCAACCCCTGCATGGTGGTGGGCCACCAGAAGGGGCGCGACACCAAGGAGCGCACCCTGCGCAACTTCGGCATGAGCAAACCCGAGGGCTACCGCAAGGCGCTGCGTCTGATGAAGACCGCCGAGAAGTTCAAGCTGCCGGTGTTCACCTTTGTCGACACGCCTGGCGCTTATCCCGGGATTGACGCTGAAGAACGCGGCCAGTCCGAAGCCATTGGCCGCAACATCTTTGAGATGGCGCAACTGGAAGTTCCGATCATCTCCACCATCATCGGTGAAGGTGGCTCGGGTGGTGCCCTGGGAATTTCGGTGGCCGATCAAGTGCTGATGCTGCAGTACTCGGTGTATTCGACCATCAGCCCCGAAGGCTGTGCATCCATTCTGTGGAAGACCAGCGAAAAAGCCCAGGAAGCTGCCGATGCCATGGGCATTACCGCACACCGCCTCAAGGCTTTGGGTCTGGTGGACAAGATCATCCATGAACCCGTGGGTGGCGCGCACCGCGACCACAAGCAGATGGCAGCCTTGCTCAAGCGTGGCCTGAGCGATGCATACCGCCAACTGGCCGATCTGAAGACCAAGGATCTGCTGGATCGCCGCTATGAACGCCTGCAAAGCTATGGCCGATTCACAGACACCAAGGCAGAGAATTGA
- a CDS encoding peptidylprolyl isomerase translates to MSNPQVELHIKDYGVITLELDADKAPKSAENFLAYVKSGHYDGTIFHRVINGFMIQGGGFASGMDQKPTQAPIQNEAQNGLKNDQYTIAMARTSDPHSATAQFFINVAKNDFLNHTSPTPSGWGYAVFGKVVKGNDLVDKMKGVKTGSKGMHQDVPKDEIVIEKAVAL, encoded by the coding sequence ATGAGCAATCCCCAAGTCGAACTGCACATCAAGGACTACGGCGTGATCACGCTGGAGTTGGACGCAGACAAGGCCCCAAAATCTGCCGAGAACTTTCTGGCCTACGTCAAGAGCGGTCACTATGACGGCACGATCTTTCACCGTGTGATCAACGGTTTCATGATTCAGGGCGGCGGCTTTGCCTCCGGCATGGACCAAAAGCCTACGCAAGCTCCCATCCAGAACGAAGCCCAGAACGGCCTCAAGAACGACCAGTACACCATCGCCATGGCCCGCACCAGCGATCCGCACTCGGCTACTGCCCAGTTCTTCATCAACGTGGCCAAGAACGATTTCCTGAACCACACCTCGCCCACGCCCAGCGGCTGGGGCTACGCCGTTTTCGGCAAGGTGGTCAAGGGCAACGACCTGGTTGACAAGATGAAGGGCGTGAAGACCGGCTCCAAGGGCATGCACCAAGACGTGCCCAAGGACGAAATCGTGATCGAAAAGGCTGTTGCCCTGTAA
- a CDS encoding IS481 family transposase: MGQVLHGSATMTEAISRAIQHSQESLRALSARYGINQKTVAKWKNRPSVTDLPTGPRQPRSTVLSVEDEAAIVAYRRHTMLPLDDCLYALQPTIPHLTRSSLHRCLQRHGISRLPEVQGDKPAKKRFKSYPIGYFHIDIAEVQTAEGKLYLFVAIDRTSKFALTELHPSADKMTAAQFLRNVIAAVPYTLHTVLTDNGIQFANRSSDRYAFQHIFGRVCEEHGIEHRLTKVKHPWTNGQVERMNRTIKEATVKRFHYDDHAQLRQHLANFIDAYNFGRRLKTLKGLTPYEFICKQWTSEPERFRIDPIHQMPGLNT, from the coding sequence ATGGGCCAGGTTTTGCACGGCAGCGCCACAATGACAGAGGCGATTAGTCGAGCGATACAACATAGTCAAGAGAGCCTGAGAGCGCTTTCTGCACGCTATGGCATCAATCAGAAGACGGTGGCGAAGTGGAAGAATCGGCCTTCGGTCACCGATCTGCCGACAGGGCCCAGGCAGCCGCGCTCCACCGTTTTGTCCGTTGAGGATGAGGCAGCGATCGTCGCCTATCGCAGGCATACCATGCTGCCGCTGGACGACTGTCTCTACGCGCTGCAGCCGACTATCCCGCATCTGACGCGCTCGTCTCTGCACCGCTGCTTGCAGCGGCACGGTATCTCGCGGCTGCCCGAGGTGCAGGGCGATAAGCCAGCCAAGAAGCGGTTCAAGAGCTACCCCATTGGCTATTTCCATATCGACATTGCTGAAGTGCAAACAGCCGAGGGCAAGCTCTATCTCTTCGTGGCCATCGACAGGACGTCCAAGTTCGCACTCACCGAACTCCATCCCTCGGCTGACAAGATGACTGCGGCGCAGTTCTTGCGCAATGTGATCGCAGCGGTGCCGTACACCCTCCATACGGTGCTCACCGATAACGGCATTCAGTTTGCCAACCGCAGTTCAGACCGGTACGCCTTCCAGCACATCTTTGGTCGAGTCTGCGAGGAACACGGTATCGAACATCGCCTCACAAAGGTCAAGCATCCGTGGACCAATGGGCAGGTCGAGCGAATGAACCGGACCATCAAGGAAGCCACCGTCAAGCGCTTCCACTATGACGATCACGCGCAGTTGCGGCAGCACCTCGCCAACTTCATCGATGCATACAACTTCGGCCGCAGGCTCAAGACCCTCAAAGGCCTGACACCCTACGAATTCATCTGCAAACAGTGGACATCCGAACCTGAACGGTTCAGGATAGATCCGATCCATCAAATGCCGGGACTGAACACCTAG
- a CDS encoding tetratricopeptide repeat protein gives MKLVSCIPSFVLPRAAVLALALCAGVAHADQYSAVEKLIQSGQSALALEQLDAKIKDAPRDPQWRFLQGVAHMNEGHAAQATATFEKLVQEYPELPEPYNNLAVLYAQGNELEKASRALQDAIRANPGYATAYENLGDIYIRLAEKALSQAGTLAPVEQTRLQPKISALRLLVTRAQPANAAGAIAPTTAPATKK, from the coding sequence ATGAAGTTAGTCAGTTGCATTCCCTCCTTCGTGTTGCCCCGCGCTGCGGTTCTGGCGCTGGCCCTGTGCGCCGGCGTGGCCCATGCCGACCAGTATTCAGCCGTGGAAAAGCTGATCCAGTCCGGCCAGTCGGCACTTGCGCTGGAACAACTGGACGCCAAGATCAAGGATGCGCCGCGTGATCCACAATGGCGCTTTCTACAAGGTGTGGCCCATATGAATGAAGGTCATGCCGCGCAGGCGACCGCCACCTTTGAAAAGCTGGTGCAGGAATACCCCGAACTGCCCGAGCCCTATAACAACCTGGCCGTGCTCTACGCACAGGGCAACGAACTGGAAAAGGCGAGCCGCGCGCTGCAAGACGCCATCCGCGCCAATCCCGGTTACGCTACAGCCTATGAAAATCTGGGCGATATCTACATCCGACTTGCAGAAAAAGCGCTGAGCCAGGCTGGAACCCTGGCTCCAGTAGAGCAGACGCGGCTGCAGCCCAAGATCAGCGCATTGCGCCTTCTGGTAACGCGCGCTCAACCGGCCAATGCCGCTGGAGCCATCGCGCCCACGACGGCGCCCGCAACAAAAAAATAG
- the tilS gene encoding tRNA lysidine(34) synthetase TilS, translating to MAEARILSVLRGWQPALPLAVAYSGGADSTALLWACAQRFPGQVVAFHINHGLQAAATDFEAHCQQQCAAWGIPLHIAKVAAHHAPGQSPEDAARIARYKALERLAQAAIAQIAIKTIVLAQHADDQVETVVLALSRGAGVAGLAGMRPAWERNGLSWERPYLAAGGAQIGAAQIRADLRALGIAWVEDPTNTDQDLTRNRIRAQVSPALAQAFPQFASTLARSAANAAQAAELLDELAHMDLQATGSPPAIKVLQALSVARMGNVLRYWLRTVYGQTPSAAQLAQLVQQLQHCTTRGHQIHLKVGRGTVERRGGVIDWYNPSVLV from the coding sequence ATGGCTGAGGCGCGCATCCTGTCGGTGTTGAGGGGCTGGCAGCCTGCTTTGCCACTGGCAGTTGCCTACAGCGGTGGTGCAGATTCAACCGCGCTGCTGTGGGCATGTGCGCAGCGATTTCCAGGCCAGGTGGTCGCCTTTCACATCAACCATGGGTTGCAGGCTGCGGCTACTGATTTTGAAGCGCACTGCCAGCAACAGTGTGCGGCCTGGGGCATTCCACTGCATATCGCCAAGGTGGCAGCGCACCATGCCCCCGGGCAGAGCCCGGAGGATGCGGCCCGGATTGCACGCTACAAGGCTTTGGAGCGGCTGGCGCAGGCGGCTATTGCGCAAATTGCTATCAAAACAATAGTGCTGGCGCAGCATGCGGACGACCAGGTGGAAACCGTGGTGCTGGCGCTGTCGCGTGGTGCCGGTGTTGCCGGGCTGGCAGGCATGCGGCCAGCCTGGGAGCGGAACGGCTTGAGCTGGGAGCGGCCTTATCTGGCAGCAGGGGGGGCGCAAATAGGCGCCGCGCAAATCCGTGCCGATCTGCGGGCGCTTGGCATCGCCTGGGTGGAGGACCCGACCAACACCGATCAGGATCTGACCCGCAATCGCATCCGCGCCCAGGTGTCGCCCGCATTGGCACAGGCGTTTCCGCAGTTTGCCAGTACCTTGGCGCGAAGCGCTGCCAATGCCGCGCAGGCGGCAGAGTTGCTGGATGAATTGGCGCACATGGATTTGCAGGCAACAGGCAGCCCGCCAGCCATCAAGGTGCTGCAGGCCTTGTCTGTGGCGCGCATGGGCAATGTGCTGCGTTACTGGCTGCGTACTGTGTATGGCCAAACCCCGAGTGCGGCGCAGCTTGCGCAACTGGTGCAGCAGTTGCAGCATTGCACCACACGTGGCCACCAAATCCATCTAAAAGTGGGGCGTGGAACCGTAGAACGCCGGGGTGGGGTGATCGATTGGTACAATCCGTCGGTTTTGGTCTGA
- a CDS encoding aspartate kinase, translated as MALIVHKYGGTSMGSTERIRNVAKRVAKWARAGHQMVVVPSAMSGETNRLLGLASELAPSRADKSYYRELDMLAATGEQASSALLAIALQAEGVPSVSYTGWQVPVRTDDSYTKARIESIDDKRVRADLDAGRVVIVTGFQGIDPTGNITTLGRGGSDTSAVAVAAALKAAECLIYTDVDGVYTTDPRVVPAAQRLKTVSFEEMLEMASLGSKVLQIRSVEFAGKYKVPMRVLSSFTPWDIALDEEAKSGTLITFEEDEKMEKAVVSGIAFNRSEAKISVRGVPDTPGIAYQILGPVAEANIDVDVILQNIGKDGKTDFSFTVSQGDYNRTMELLREVVLPKLGADEVIGNSNICKVSIVGIGMRSHVGVASTMFRALSEEGINIQMISTSEIKTSVVIDEKYLELAVRALHTAFGLDSAEVSKMA; from the coding sequence ATGGCACTGATCGTTCATAAGTACGGCGGCACATCGATGGGCTCCACGGAGCGTATCCGCAATGTCGCCAAACGCGTCGCCAAGTGGGCTCGGGCTGGCCACCAGATGGTGGTGGTGCCTAGCGCCATGAGTGGCGAAACCAACCGCCTGCTGGGCCTGGCCAGTGAACTGGCCCCCAGCCGAGCGGACAAATCCTATTATCGCGAGCTCGATATGCTGGCGGCGACTGGTGAGCAGGCATCGTCCGCCTTGCTGGCCATTGCGCTGCAGGCCGAAGGCGTGCCTTCTGTCAGCTACACCGGCTGGCAAGTACCTGTGCGTACCGACGACAGCTACACCAAGGCGCGCATTGAGTCGATTGACGACAAGCGTGTGCGGGCCGACCTCGACGCTGGCCGTGTAGTGATCGTCACAGGTTTCCAGGGGATCGATCCTACTGGCAACATCACCACACTGGGGCGCGGCGGCTCCGATACGTCTGCCGTGGCAGTGGCCGCCGCCCTGAAAGCGGCCGAATGCCTGATCTATACCGACGTTGATGGCGTCTACACGACCGATCCTCGCGTAGTGCCTGCGGCACAGCGCCTCAAGACCGTCAGCTTTGAAGAAATGCTCGAGATGGCGAGCCTGGGCTCCAAGGTGCTGCAGATCCGTTCGGTGGAATTTGCTGGCAAGTACAAAGTGCCCATGCGTGTGCTGTCAAGCTTCACGCCCTGGGATATTGCATTGGACGAAGAGGCCAAGTCGGGCACTCTGATCACTTTTGAGGAAGACGAAAAGATGGAAAAGGCCGTCGTATCCGGCATCGCTTTCAACCGCAGCGAAGCCAAAATCTCTGTACGCGGTGTACCCGACACCCCTGGTATCGCCTACCAGATCCTGGGGCCTGTCGCCGAGGCCAACATCGATGTGGACGTGATCCTGCAGAACATCGGCAAAGACGGCAAGACCGACTTCAGCTTCACCGTGAGCCAGGGTGATTACAACCGCACGATGGAGCTGCTGCGTGAAGTGGTTCTGCCCAAGCTGGGTGCCGACGAAGTCATCGGCAACTCCAACATCTGCAAGGTAAGCATCGTCGGCATCGGCATGCGCAGCCACGTGGGTGTGGCATCGACCATGTTCCGCGCACTGAGCGAAGAGGGCATCAACATCCAGATGATCTCCACCTCCGAAATCAAGACCTCGGTCGTGATCGATGAGAAGTACCTCGAGCTGGCTGTGCGCGCACTGCATACCGCTTTCGGTTTGGATTCTGCCGAAGTTTCCAAAATGGCCTGA
- the cysS gene encoding cysteine--tRNA ligase yields the protein MSLRIYNTLSRALESFIPMEPGHVRMYVCGMTVYDLCHLGHARSMVAFDVVQRWLRASGYQVTYVRNVTDIEDKIIKRAIENGETIRSLTDRMIDALHQDADALGIERPTHEPRATEYVPQMLTIINQLEDKGLAYRAGNGDVNYSVRKFPGYGKLSGKSLDELQAGERVAVQDGKDDPLDFVLWKSAKPTEPDEAKWPSSYGVGRPGWHIECSAMSCALLGETFDIHGGGADLQFPHHENEIAQSEGAHGKQLARLWMHNGFINVDNEKMSKSLGNFFTIRDVLKEYDAETVRFFIVRSHYRSPLNYSDVHLDDARSALKRLYTALSLVPAVEAQIDWANTHAARFQAAMNEDFGTPEAVAVLFELAAEVNRSKSPEVAGLLKALGGTLGLLQADPAAFLQAGAMVDAAYVEEQIALRAAAKASKNYAESDRIRADLLAKGVELKDSAQGTTWTVVQAVS from the coding sequence ATGAGTCTGCGTATCTATAACACGCTATCGCGTGCGCTGGAGTCCTTTATCCCGATGGAGCCGGGCCATGTCCGCATGTATGTCTGCGGAATGACCGTGTATGACCTGTGCCATCTGGGGCATGCTCGCTCGATGGTGGCGTTTGATGTGGTGCAGCGCTGGTTGCGGGCCAGTGGCTACCAGGTGACCTATGTGCGCAACGTCACTGATATTGAGGACAAGATCATCAAGCGTGCGATCGAGAATGGCGAAACCATCCGAAGCCTGACTGATCGCATGATCGACGCGCTGCACCAGGATGCGGATGCGCTGGGCATCGAGCGCCCCACGCATGAGCCGCGTGCCACTGAGTATGTACCGCAGATGCTCACCATCATCAATCAGCTGGAGGACAAGGGGCTGGCCTACCGTGCAGGCAATGGCGATGTGAACTATTCCGTGCGCAAGTTTCCCGGCTACGGCAAGCTGTCGGGCAAGTCGCTGGACGAGCTGCAGGCGGGCGAGCGCGTCGCGGTGCAGGACGGCAAGGACGACCCGCTGGATTTTGTACTGTGGAAAAGCGCCAAGCCCACCGAGCCCGACGAGGCCAAGTGGCCCAGCAGCTACGGCGTGGGCCGCCCGGGCTGGCATATCGAATGCTCTGCCATGAGCTGCGCACTGCTGGGCGAGACCTTTGACATTCACGGGGGCGGGGCGGATCTGCAGTTCCCCCACCACGAAAACGAAATTGCCCAGAGCGAAGGGGCGCATGGCAAGCAGTTGGCGCGGTTGTGGATGCATAACGGCTTCATCAACGTGGACAACGAGAAGATGTCCAAGTCGCTGGGCAATTTCTTCACCATTCGTGATGTGCTCAAGGAATATGACGCCGAGACAGTGCGTTTCTTCATCGTGCGCAGCCACTATCGTAGCCCGCTCAACTACAGCGATGTGCACTTGGATGATGCCCGCAGTGCCTTGAAGCGGCTTTACACGGCGCTGAGTCTGGTGCCTGCGGTAGAGGCGCAGATCGATTGGGCCAATACCCATGCGGCGCGCTTTCAGGCCGCCATGAATGAGGACTTTGGCACGCCAGAGGCCGTTGCCGTGCTGTTTGAGTTGGCCGCCGAGGTCAACCGCAGCAAGTCCCCCGAGGTGGCTGGCCTGCTCAAGGCATTGGGAGGCACCCTGGGCTTGTTGCAGGCGGATCCTGCGGCATTTTTGCAGGCTGGCGCTATGGTGGATGCGGCCTATGTTGAAGAGCAGATCGCATTGCGCGCGGCTGCCAAGGCCTCCAAAAACTACGCAGAATCGGACCGCATCCGGGCAGACCTGCTTGCCAAAGGCGTGGAGTTGAAGGATTCTGCCCAGGGTACGACCTGGACCGTGGTGCAGGCAGTGTCTTGA